ACTCCACCGCGTAGATGTGGAAGCCCTCGTTCAGCCGCTTGCCGCTGACGACGTACTCCTGCCCGATGTTGTTGCCGGCGGAGTAGCCCGGGCCGTGCAGCGAGCCCCGGAGGATGGAGGGGAGCTGTCCCCGGTACTCCATGATGTCGATTTCGCCGCACTCCGGCCAATCGACGGCGGCGATGTTGGCGCCCAGCATCCAGAAGGCGGGCCAGATGCCGCGGCCCACGGGGAGCTGGATGCGCGCCTCGATGCGGCCGTACAGGGGCTCATAGCGGCCCTGCGTCCGGATGCGCCCGGAGGTGTAGTCCCGGTTGCCGTAGCGCTCCTGGCGCGCGGTGATGACCAGGTGGCCCTCGCCGTCATGCGCCGTGTTCTCCGTCCGGTCGGTGTTGAACTCGAGCTGCTCGTTGCCCCAGCCATGTCCTCCCACGTCGTGCACCCACCGGTCCGAGGAGGGTGGGGTTCCCGCCGCGCCATCGAACTCGTCCTGCCAAACCAGCTCCCAGTCCGTGTTGGGTTGATGGGGCGTGGGGGGCGGCGTGTTGGGGCGGTTCACCCGGTTGGCGGCCGGGTCACAGGCGAGGCCCAGCAGGGCCACGGCCACGGGGAGGAGGCGGGGGAGCGTCATGCAGATTTGCCTATGTGTTGAAGGGGGAAGAGGGTTCGGTCACGCAGCGCCGCCTGGAGCACCAGGGTGGCCGCGCCCACGGCGATGGCGCGGTCTCCCAGCGCGGAGGTGACGATGCGCGTCTCCGCCATGGAGGTGGACAACGCCCGCTTGCGCACCGATGCGCGGAGCGGGTCCAGCAGCAGGTCTCCGACCGACGAGATTTCACCGCCCAGCACGACGATGGCGGGGTTGAGCAGGTTCAGCAGGCCGGCCACGGCGATGCCCAGGTAGTGCCCGAGCCCGTCGATGACCTGGCGCGCGGCCGACTCTCCCGCCCGGGCGCCTTCCACCAGCTCGCGCACCGTGAGCAGCCGCGAGTCCTTCCGGTCCATCAACTGCCGCGCGCGCTCCAGGAGCGCCGCCGAGCCGATGAGGGTGACGAGGCAGCCGCGCAGGCCGCACACGCACTGCGGCCCCGAGGAGTCCACCGCCATGTGGCTGATTTCGCCGGCGGTGCCTCCCGCGCCACGGTAGACGTCGCCGTGGATGATGTGGCCGGAGCCGATGCCCGTGGCCAGCTTGATGTACGCCAGGTCCTCGCCGTTGATGCCCGCGCCCCAGTAGCACTCCGACAGCGCGCCCAGGTTCGCGTCGTTGTCCACCAACACCGGCAGGCCGAAGGCGCCGCGCATCGACTCCTGGACGTCGTAGTCGCGCCACGCGGGCACGAGCAGCGGCGACAGCTTCCCCGGCGAGGCCGGGTGGACCGGGCTGGGCACGGCGATGCCCATGCCCACCACGGACCGGCGCGGCACGCGCTCGGCGTCCAGGACTTCCTGCACCAGCTCCCGCACCTTCTGGAGCGTGCCCTTGGGGTCCTCGCGGACGGCGTGGTCCTCGCTCCGGTTCGCCCGCACCCGGCCGCGAAGGTCGGTGAGGACGGCCGTCACGTGGGAGGCGCCCATCTCCACGCCGATGATGCTGAACGCGTCATCGCAGAAGCCGATGAGGGTGGGGCGGCGGCCGCCCCGGGACACCCCGGCGCCAATGCTGCGCACCAGGCCGGAGCGTTCCAGGTCCGCCACGATGGCGGAGACGGTGGACGGACTGAGCTCTGTCCGCCGGGCGATTTCCGCCCGGGAAATCTGGCGCTCACGCCAGATCATGTTGAGCAGCAGGCTGCTGTTCTGCGCGCGCATGCCTGCCGCGTCGACCGTCGTCACCGCCGTTCCCACTCGCATCGTTCTCTCGCTCCGTTCCGCCGCGAGGATGGAAGTGGGTGTCAGTGCCAGTGGATGTCGTCGATGAAGAAGACGAGCGGAGTCGTCCTTCCACCGGCACTCCATCCGAAGCCACCCACCACCAGCCCGTATTGGATGCTGCTGATGTCGATTGTGTACCGGGTCGGGGCGGTGGTGAGCGCGACATCCCGAAGCGGAACCTCGAATCCGTCAGCAGCGTTCATTCCCGCCATGAACGAGACGACTTCGCCGCCCTCGGTGCCCCAGGCGTAGAAGGACACGGAGGTGGCGCCAGCCGGGACCGCGAAGCCATCACGGTCACCCCAGTTGCCTTCCGGGTACTGCCAGAAGACGCCCGCCCAGCCCTCGCCGCCGGGCGTCCAGGTGAACCGGTGGCAGGCGCCCAGGCCCGTGCCGGCCCGGCTCGTACAGTCCGTGCCGCTGTACGTCACGCCGCCGCTGGAGCCGTCGCCCATGTAGCCGCTGGGAATCCAGCTACCGTCCACCGCCAGGGGCAGCGTCGGGGTGGTGCCCGCGTCCTCCTCGGTGCCGGCGTCGGGCTCGGTGCCCGCGTCTTCGTCGTTACCAGCGTCGGGCGTGTTGCCCGCATCCGGCGTTCCGGAGTCCGTCGTCCCCGAGTCAGGCCGCGTCCCGGAGTCCGGGTTCTGCTGCCCGGCGTCCGGTGTCGGCGTGGGATTCTCCTCGGGGTCGCACGCGGCGACCAGACCAGACACCGCGAAGACGCCCGCCGCCACCCACCCCACGCGAAACGCTTGTTCGGATGCATACACTCCCCTCCAAGGCTGGAAAACTTCGTTCTTACGGCGAAGAAACCAGAGAGCTTTGAGAGCCTTCGTCCAGATGGCGCGGCGCGTTGTGACGTGCTGGCGGCCGTGAATGGCGAAAAGTTCTTTCGGGCGGCGAAGAAAGTACCAGCGAGTTTCCGGAGATTGCAAGTCTGTGACTGTCCATGGCGCGTGACGCATTGCTTCAATGACTTGCGTCAGAGGCGTTGAGACGGCGTCGCCGCGGCCCGTCAGGCCTGGCTTGGAGGGGGGCAATTCCAGTCGGGGCCGGGTTTTCCCCGCGCGAGGAATTGGAGGCGCACGCGGGCGTGGAGCCCCACGTGGGCTCCGGCATGCCTGCGATGGGCGGAGGGGAGTCCGGCGCGTCAGCGGCGCTTGGGCCGGGACTTCTTCGCGGCGGTCTTCTTGCGACGGGGCTTCCGGGGTGGCTCCGTCACTTCGGCGAAGCGCGCGCCGGTGATGCCGGCGTGCTCCAGGGCTTCCTTGATGCCTTCGGACACGATGAAGCTCACCGGCCAGCCCCACGTGCGGAACACGCGGGCGCCGTTCGTCTTCGACGGGTCCACCCGCAGCCCCTGCACGTTGCGGTAGTGGCCCACGCGTTCGGGCGGGCTGTCCTCGGCCGTGTAGTGGACGACCTCGGCGCAGGCCCGCTCGTCGATGCAGCGCACCAGCCGGGTGGCGACGAGGATGAAGTACGGCTCGCGGCGATCCTCCACCTCCACCGGCAGCACCTGGACGTCATCCGGCGCCAGCTCGCGGAAGACAGAGGCCACGCGCGCGGAGACCACCGGCGTGAGCCCGGCGCCCGCCAGCGAGAAGTCGAGCGGCGGTCCAGGGGGCTTCACGGACAGGCGCAGCTTTCCCGCGCTCCGCACCCGGGCGCCGGAGGTGAAGAGCCAGACGGAGTCCAGCTTCTGGCGCGCGTCCACGGGCACGGGGTCGCTCAGCTCGGGCCGCCCGGGGATGCGGAAGTCATCGTGAAGGTCGAAGTAGCGCGTGGCCCGGGTCGTGCGCGGCGAGGCCCTGCGGGCGGCCGTCTTCGTCCGGGACCGCGGGTCCGCGGTCACGTCGGAGAGGAGCATCTGCCGGGGGGCATCCGGCAAGGGACCGGAGCCGCTTCTCGGGGTGCGTCGCGTCAGGACGCGGAGCGCCTCGGTGAGCCGCCTGAACATCCGCCAATGTTATGTCCCCGCCCCCGGTTTGGGGCGAGGAAGTAGCAGCGGACCGGGCTCCCCGCCGCCTTCCTGCCCGCTCGCGGGCCCAGGGCTACCAGGTGGTGTGCAGGGAGTAGTTCCCGGCGCGCGTATCCAGGCTGAGGAAGGAGAACTGCCCCTCCGAGCACGTCCCGCTGTTGAGGAACAGCTTGCTGCCGTGTTCCACGCGCAGGCCCAGGTGGGTGTGGCCGGTGACGACGATGTCCGCGTTGTTCGCGTTGGCGCGCGACACCGCCCAGCGCTGGAAGGTGCAGCGCTCCGGGTCCGGAAGCGCGTTGGTGATTTTCAGGTCCAACTCCTGGAACCAGCGGAACATCGCCCGCAGCCGCATCCGCCGCAGCCACGCGCCGGCCCACACCGCCGCTTCCGACAGGAGACGCGCCTTGCGAATCATCCAGTCGTGGTGGTGTCCGTGGGTGAACAGCATTCGCACCCCGTCCGCCTCCAGAATCATCTGCTCGGGGGCGCCCAGCACGGTGCCGGCCACCAGGTCGTGGTTGCCGTGGATGTAGTGGTAGCGGGGCAGCTCGAAGCGCCGGACGATTTCCGGGTGCGCCGCGCGAGCCGCCATCAGCTCCGCCACCTTCATCCCAGGCGCGCGGGGCGTGAGCGTCTCGAAGATGTCGCCCAGGAGCACGATTCGCTCGAAGTTACCTTCCAAGAAACGAAGGAACCGCAGGAAGCCGGAGTCGTCGTGCCCGAAGTGGTCGGCGGCGTCGCGCCGCCCGAGATGGAGGTCCGAAATCACCGCGATCCGCATGCGCTCTCCTGAAGTGCGAAGGAAAGGTAGGGATGGCGCGCGGCGGATGAATGGTCGGCGCGCGAAAATCTCGCTGCATCCAGATGCCATTCGTGTGTCGTCACCGTACGCCCTTTCCTCGTGGCCCGGCATCGCTGCTGTCTGATCCGGGGTTGTTCCCACGGTGCGCACGAGAGGCGATTTCGTCCATGCGACCCGCGTGCCTCGTGTCGCAACGCGGATGAATCCCGATTCGTTATCGGACATCTTGAAATCGTGTCGAAAGGACACTAAGAATGTGTCCAACAGACACGAAGAGGGGGCTATGGTCATCGGATACATGAAGGCGGCGCCGACGACGTACGTGATGCAGTTCGAGGGGGGAAAGGTGGTCCGGGAGGGGGCGGGGCTCTCGTTCTTCTATTGGAAGCCGTCGGCGACGCTGGTGTCGGTGCCGCTGTCGAGCGCGGACGTGCCCTTCGTCTTCAACGAGGTGACGCGGGACTTCCAGGCGGTGACGCTTCAGGGACAGCTCACGTGGCGGGTGACGGACCCGCGGCGGCTGTCCTCGCTGCTGGACTACTCGCTGGGGGCCACGGGGCGTTACCGCTCGGAGGACCCGGAGAAGCTCGAGGAGCGGCTCGTGCAGGTGGCGCAGGTGCGGGCGCGCACGGTGGTGCAGGGGCTCACGCTGCGCGAGGTGTTGGTGCGCTCGGATGCCATCGAGGCGCAGGTGCTGGCGGCCCTGGCGGAGGCGGAGCCGGTGAAGGCGCTGGGCGTGGAGGTCATGGCCTTCTCGCTGCTGTCGGTGAAGCCGTCGCCGGAGATGGCGCGGGCGCTGGAGGCCGAGGCGCGCGAGGCGTTGCAGCGCGGCGCGGACGAGGCCATCTACGCGCGCCGCAACGCCGCGGTGGAACAGGAGCGACGCATCAAGGAGAGCGAGCTGGCCACGGAGCTGGCGGTGGAGGCACGGCAGCGCCAGATTCGCGAGGCGAAGATGGCGGCGGACATCGCGGTGGAGGAGCAGCGCGCCGAGCTGATGACCCGCTGGGGCGAGAACGAGCGGCAGGCCGCGGACGCCCGTGCGTACGCGCTGGAGAAGACGCTGGCCCCCGTGCGCGGCGTGGACTGGAAGACGTTGATGGCCACGTCGGCGAGCGGCGGCGACCCGGCGCTCAACATCGCGCTGGCGTTCCGGGAGATGGCGGAGAACGCGCAGCGCATCGGTGAGCTGAATGTGTCGCCGGACCTGCTGCGCTCGCTGGTGGGGGCGTCGGGCTACCACGGCCAGGGCTCGGGGACGAAGGGCCGCTAGCGCTGCGCGGGGAGGGCGTCATGTACGAGAAGATCGTGCTCGTCACCCGCCGCACGCGGATGGCGGGCCTGGTGGAGCGCTTCAACACGAAGAAGCAGGCGAAGTTCTACGTGGAGCACGCCGGCCAGGACTTCGACGAGTTCTCCCGCGAGGACGAGGCGTACCGGCGCAACGTGGACACGCTGCGGGACTCGCTGTCCGTCGGTCTGCCGGTGCAGCAGGTGGACCGGAGCCTGGTGCCCACCTTCCTCTTCACGGGCAAGGAGGTCGTCGTTGTCGCGGG
This genomic window from Myxococcus hansupus contains:
- a CDS encoding glycoside hydrolase family 16 protein, producing MTLPRLLPVAVALLGLACDPAANRVNRPNTPPPTPHQPNTDWELVWQDEFDGAAGTPPSSDRWVHDVGGHGWGNEQLEFNTDRTENTAHDGEGHLVITARQERYGNRDYTSGRIRTQGRYEPLYGRIEARIQLPVGRGIWPAFWMLGANIAAVDWPECGEIDIMEYRGQLPSILRGSLHGPGYSAGNNIGQEYVVSGKRLNEGFHIYAVEWEPDRIRWFLDDTMYMEVTPARLPAGARWVFDSPQFIILNVAVGGTFVGPVGRDTVFPQQMKVDYVRVYARPT
- a CDS encoding ROK family transcriptional regulator, which encodes MRVGTAVTTVDAAGMRAQNSSLLLNMIWRERQISRAEIARRTELSPSTVSAIVADLERSGLVRSIGAGVSRGGRRPTLIGFCDDAFSIIGVEMGASHVTAVLTDLRGRVRANRSEDHAVREDPKGTLQKVRELVQEVLDAERVPRRSVVGMGIAVPSPVHPASPGKLSPLLVPAWRDYDVQESMRGAFGLPVLVDNDANLGALSECYWGAGINGEDLAYIKLATGIGSGHIIHGDVYRGAGGTAGEISHMAVDSSGPQCVCGLRGCLVTLIGSAALLERARQLMDRKDSRLLTVRELVEGARAGESAARQVIDGLGHYLGIAVAGLLNLLNPAIVVLGGEISSVGDLLLDPLRASVRKRALSTSMAETRIVTSALGDRAIAVGAATLVLQAALRDRTLFPLQHIGKSA
- a CDS encoding imm11 family protein; the protein is MLLSDVTADPRSRTKTAARRASPRTTRATRYFDLHDDFRIPGRPELSDPVPVDARQKLDSVWLFTSGARVRSAGKLRLSVKPPGPPLDFSLAGAGLTPVVSARVASVFRELAPDDVQVLPVEVEDRREPYFILVATRLVRCIDERACAEVVHYTAEDSPPERVGHYRNVQGLRVDPSKTNGARVFRTWGWPVSFIVSEGIKEALEHAGITGARFAEVTEPPRKPRRKKTAAKKSRPKRR
- a CDS encoding metallophosphoesterase family protein — translated: MRIAVISDLHLGRRDAADHFGHDDSGFLRFLRFLEGNFERIVLLGDIFETLTPRAPGMKVAELMAARAAHPEIVRRFELPRYHYIHGNHDLVAGTVLGAPEQMILEADGVRMLFTHGHHHDWMIRKARLLSEAAVWAGAWLRRMRLRAMFRWFQELDLKITNALPDPERCTFQRWAVSRANANNADIVVTGHTHLGLRVEHGSKLFLNSGTCSEGQFSFLSLDTRAGNYSLHTTW
- a CDS encoding SPFH domain-containing protein, whose protein sequence is MVIGYMKAAPTTYVMQFEGGKVVREGAGLSFFYWKPSATLVSVPLSSADVPFVFNEVTRDFQAVTLQGQLTWRVTDPRRLSSLLDYSLGATGRYRSEDPEKLEERLVQVAQVRARTVVQGLTLREVLVRSDAIEAQVLAALAEAEPVKALGVEVMAFSLLSVKPSPEMARALEAEAREALQRGADEAIYARRNAAVEQERRIKESELATELAVEARQRQIREAKMAADIAVEEQRAELMTRWGENERQAADARAYALEKTLAPVRGVDWKTLMATSASGGDPALNIALAFREMAENAQRIGELNVSPDLLRSLVGASGYHGQGSGTKGR